Proteins from a single region of Hordeum vulgare subsp. vulgare chromosome 6H, MorexV3_pseudomolecules_assembly, whole genome shotgun sequence:
- the LOC123401504 gene encoding uncharacterized protein sll0005 isoform X2: MSSPWERDSRKRRARAQHKEKRKSGGRSHHDWDHCPALFFLSFFLSSTTATGPKLLPRPAIHLGYLLTTRSLPPPQRLRGSLRPSFISFTMEAAASASAPHLLQCGGFGRGRVVAGLVSPLPRRRSGQQQQQQRRLRRVLAVATEPRPPAPPRPSSRTRANTIQSTRFGDVSKEIKRVRKQMEEDEQLASLMRGLRGQNLRDDQFADKDVTMRLVEVTNTEGLPLVYSPEIISAYWGKRPGAVATRAVQLLSVAGGFISHIISDLITDKIKENEVARAIELREIVTSLGPAYIKLGQALSIRPDILSPAAMTELQKLCDKVPSFPDDIAMALLEEELGRPWQDIYSELSPSPIAAASLGQVYKGRLKETGELVAVKVQRPFVLETVTIDLFIIRNLGLVLKRFPQVALDVVGLVDEWAARFFEELDYVNEGENGTRFAEMMREDLPQVVVPKTYPEYTSRKVLTTGWVDGEKLSQSTEDDVGSLVNVGVICYLKQLLDTGFFHADPHPGNMIRTPDGKLCILDFGLVTKLTDDQKYGMIEAIAHLIHRDYDAIVKDFVKLGFIPEGVNLDPILPVLAKVFDQALEGGGAKNINFQELAADLAQITFDYPFRIPPYFALIIRAIGVLEGIALVGDPEFAIVDEAYPYIAQRLLTDESPRLRSALRYTIYGKTGVFDAERFIDVMQAFENFISAAKSGGGEDMKGNMAELGAIGFQPSTSLVPAFPMAISQPENPIKARAALSFLLSDRGDFFREFILDEIVKAIDAVSREQLLQIASSFGVRNPVPVFGMVPVRSGALLPTITEEDRIILNNVEKVAKFLTAGTANQTVNGDVNVVSLVQELLPVLPSISSKILPDVLSRLSSRVFARVIREAFL; this comes from the exons ATGAGTTCCCCGTGGGAGCGGGACAGCCGCAAGCGC CGGGCGCGGGCGCAGCACAAAGAGAAGAGAAAGAGTGGAGGGAGGAGCCACCACGACTGGGATCACTGCCCAGCCctattctttctttctttctttctttcttccacCACAGCGACCGGGCCCAAACTTCTTCCCCGGCCGGCCATCCACCTCGGCTACTTACTTACCACTCGCTCCTTACCTCCACCCCAACGTCTCCGAGGTAGTCTCCGTCCATCCTTCATTTCTTTCACCATGGAGGCCGCCGCGTCCGCGTCGGCGCCGCACCTGCTGCAGTGCGGCGGGTTCGGCCGGGGCCGCGTCGTGGCCGGCCTCGTCTCCCCGCTCCCGCGCCGCCGCTccgggcagcagcagcagcagcagcgccgcCTACGCCGCGTGCTCGCCGTCGCCACCGAGCCCCGGCCCCCGGCCCCGCCCCGACCCAGCAGCAGGACCAGGGCCAACACCATCCAGTCCACC AGGTTCGGCGATGTCTCCAAGGAGATCAAGCGGGTGCGGAAGCAGatggaggaggacgagcagcTGGCCTCCCTCATGCGCGGCCTCCGCGGCCAGAACCTCCGCGACGACCAGTTCGCCGACAAAGACGTCACCATGCGACTCGTCGAG GTGACCAACACGGAGGGGCTGCCTCTGGTGTACAGCCCCGAGATCATTTCGGCATACTGGGGCAAACGCCCGGGGGCCGTCGCCACCCGAGCCGTGCAGCTGTTATCCGTGGCTGGTGGCTTCATCTCCCACATCATATCAGACCTCATCACCGACAAGATCAAGGAG AACGAAGTGGCGCGCGCGATCGAGCTGAGGGAGATCGTCACGTCTCTGGGCCCTGCCTACATCAAGCTCGGCCAGGCGCTCAGCATCCGGCCCGACATTCTATCCCCTGCGGCCATGACCGAGCTGCAGAAGCTATGCGACAAG GTCCCTTCGTTCCCTGACGATATCGCGATGGCTCTCCTGGAAGAAGAGCTTGGACGGCCATGGCAAGACATATACTCGGAACTGTCTCCCTCTCCAATCGCTGCAG CATCTCTGGGACAGGTGTACAAAGGCCGTTTGAAAGAAACTGGAGAACTGGTGGCTGTCAAAGTGCAAAGGCCATTTGTGCTTGAGACTGTCACCATAGATCTATTCATCATTAGAAATTTGGGGTTGGTCCTCAAGAGATTTCCACAG GTCGCCCTTGATGTTGTTGGCCTGGTAGATGAGTGGGCTGCCCGATTTTTTGAAGAACTCGATTATGTCAACGAAGGGGAAAATGGCACCCGCTTCGCTGAAATGATGAGAGAAGATCTTCCTCAG GTTGTTGTACCAAAGACGTACCCTGAATATACGTCCAGGAAAGTTCTTACCACAGGGTGGGTAGATGGTGAGAAGCTTTCACAGAGTACTGAGGATGATGTTGGGTCGTTGGTTAATGTTGGTGTTATATGCTATCTAAAACag TTGCTTGATACTGGATTCTTCCATGCTGACCCTCATCCTGGAAATATGATTAGGACACCAGATGGAAAGCTTTGTATTCTTGATTTTG GGCTTGTAACAAAACTGACAGATGATCAGAAGTACGGAATGATTGAAGCAATAGCTCACCTTATTCATCGTGATTATGATGCTATCGTGAAGGACTTTGTGAAGCTTGGTTTCATCCCTGAGGGAGTTAACTTGGACCCAATCTTACCTGTACTGGCTAAAGTTTTTGATCAGGCACTTGAAGGCGGTGGTGCGAAGAATATTAACTTTCAAGAGTTGGCAGCGGATCTAGCACAGATAACATTTGATTACCCATTCAGGATACCTCCGTATTTTGCTTTGATTATTAGAGCAATCGGAGTATTAGAAGGTATAGCTTTGGTCGGAGACCCTGAATTTGCCATTGTGGATGAAGCATATCCATACATTGCACAG AGGCTGCTAACGGATGAATCACCTCGACTGAGGAGTGCCTTGCGTTACACAATATACGGCAAAACAGGTGTTTTCGACGCAGAAAGGTTCATTGACGTTATGCAAGCTTTCGAGaatttcattagtgcagcaaagagTGGTGGAGGGGAGGACATGAAGGGAAACATGGCAGAGCTGGGTGCTATAGGATTCCAACCTAGCACCAGTTTAGTTCCTGCATTCCCAATGGCCATTTCCCAACCTGAAAATCCAATCAAAGCTCGGGCTGCTCTCTCTTTTCTACTCTCTGACAGGGGTGACTTCTTCCGGGAGTTCATTCTTGATGAG ATTGTGAAAGCCATCGACGCGGTTTCAAGGGAGCAATTGCTACAAATTGCTTCATCTTTTGGGGTCAGAAATCCCGTCCCGGTTTTCGGCATGGTTCCTGTGAGGTCGGGAGCATTGCTTCCTACAATCACAGAGGAAGACAGGATCATCTTGAACAATGTCGAGAAGGTCGCCAAGTTTCTGACGGCTGGGACGGCAAATCAAACAGTCAACGGG GACGTAAATGTCGTGTCTCTGGTGCAAGAGCTTTTACCTGTGCTACCAAGCATCTCATCGAAGATCCTACCAgatgtcttgagccggttgtcatCACGGGTATTCGCACGGGTGATCCGGGAAGCATTTTTGTGA
- the LOC123401506 gene encoding kinesin-like protein KIN-12A, translated as MRSLVPEHARHSPGPPPPFSGGVTPPRRRIPKENVYAGAAPPSEDRYRSPSSAAKPLGDVTPTLNRVLPPRPLKRKLDVSPAVGPRPRPEADASDSGVQVVVRIRPPCSVEGEEAPGSCLCKTSTNSVAIQGQSFTFDAVADAASTQEDFFTLVGPPLVENCLSGLNSSIFTYGQTGSGKTYTMWGPLSAISGDSMACERGLAPRVFEHLFSRIKQEQGKHKDKELICSCTCSFLEIYNEQITDLLDPMQKNLQIREDVKTACVYVESLTKESVFTMKDVNQLLVKGLANRRTGSTSANADSSRSHCVFTCVVKSESKNLGDGSNIIRMSRMNLVDLAGSERQKLTHAAGNRLKEAGNINRSLSALGNLINILAEISQSGKQWQHVPYRNSKLTFLLQESLGGNAMLAMICTVSPSESCKSETLSTLRFAQRAKAVKHRTVVNEEKEDDVNALHVQTKLLQDNIADAADWAEAESKRMTLTDELRAELEASKSLVGRLRSELESEKKCSKEAMEAAMQAYSRILVRYADLEGKYILDGVEGQLKDTSEAPGELLVRLKEAEEATRVAEEATRVAERRALLAEQKMDMLIEENVALNQRLTEK; from the exons ATGAGGTCGCTTGTCCCCGAGCACGCGCGCCACTCCCCCGGCCCACCTCCCCCCTTCTCCGGCGGCGTGACCCCGCCGCGCCGCCGCATTCCCAAGGAGAACGTCTACGCGGGGGCTGCGCCGCCGTCCGAGGACCGCTACCGCTCCCCTTCCTCCGCCGCCAAGCCGCTCGGAGACGTCACGCCCACGCTCAACCGTGTCCTCCCGCCGCGGCCCCTCAAGCGGAAGCTCGACGTCTCCCCCGCCGTGGGCCCGCGGCCGCGGCCGGAAGCGGACGCGTCCGACTCCGGGGTCCAG GTTGTGGTGAGGATACGGCCCCCGTGCTcggtggagggggaggaggctcctGGCTCGTGCCTCTGCAAGACGTCCACCAACTCTGTCGCCATCCAGGGCCAGAGCTTCACCTTCGACGCCGTCGCCGACGCAGCCTCTACGCAG GAAGATTTTTTCACGCTTGTTGGGCCACCGCTCGTTGAGAATTGCTTGTCGGGGTTGAACAGCTCGATTTTTACCTATGGCCAG ACTGGGAGTGGAAAGACATACACAATGTGGGGCCCTCTCTCTGCAATTTCAGGAGACTCAATGGCCTGTGAGAGGGGACTGGCACCCCGTGTTTTTGAGCACTTGTTCTCCCGGATTAAACAA GAACAGGGGAAGCACAAAGACAAGGAGCTAATTTGCAGTTGTACCTGCTCTTTTCTCGAG ATCTACAACGAACAGATAACTGATTTGCTAGACCCCATGCAAAAAAATCTCCAG ATAAGAGAGGACGTTAAAACTGCTTGTGTTTATGTTGAATCGTTGACAAAGGAGTCTGTTTTCACCATGAAGGATGTAAATCAGCTGTTGGTGAAG GGGTTGGCAAACCGGAGAACAGGGTCAACAAGTGCCAATGCAGACAGTTCACGCTCTCACTGTGTTTTTACATGTGTAGTCAAATCTGAATCAAAG AATCTTGGAGATGGCTCAAACATCATTAGAATGAGCAGGATGAATTTAGTAGATCTTGCTGGATCTGAGAGGCAAAAGCTAACCCATGCAGCTGGGAATCGCCTAAAAGAAGCAGGAAATATAAACCGGTCACTTTCAGCACTTGG AAACTTGATTAATATACTAGCAGAAATTTCACAATCGGGAAAACAATGGCAGCATGTTCCGTATCGCAATTCAAAGTTAACATTTCTATTACAAGAATCCCTGGGTGGTAATGCAATGCTTGCAATGATTTGCACTGTTTCTCCGTCAGAAAG CTGTAAGAGTGAAACCTTGAGCACCCTAAGGTTTGCTCAACGTGCGAAGGCTGTAAAACACAGGACAGTTGTCAATGAAGAAAAAGAGGACGATGTCAATGCGTTGCATGTTCAGACCAAGCTTTTACAG GATAACATTGCGGATGCTGCTGATTGGGCTGAAGCAGAGAGTAAACGGATGACTCTGACAGATGAGCTCAGGGCTGAGCTTGAAGCAAGCAAATCTCTTGTTGGGAGGTTGCGGTCGGAACTGGAGTCAGAGAAGAAATGCTCGAAGGAGGCAATGGAAGCAGCAATGCAAGCATATTCTAGAATCTTGGTACGATATGCTGACCTTGAAGGAAAATATATTCTTGATGGGGTTGAGGGCCAGCTGAAGGATACATCTGAAGCTCCTGGTGAATTGCTAGTACGACTGAAGGAGGCTGAGGAAGCGACAAGAGTTGCTGAGGAAGCGACAAGAGTTGCCGAG CGCCGTGCCTTGTTGGCAGAGCAGAAGATGGACATGCTGATTGAGGAAAACGTTGCGCTCAATCAACGGCTGACAGAGAAGTAG
- the LOC123401508 gene encoding NADH dehydrogenase [ubiquinone] 1 alpha subcomplex subunit 9, mitochondrial — protein MQAAAAVRRHLLDQHHLSPASSAAIAAFRSAAQPALAPQGLGGADGARYMSARAPAVKGAGHLVRKGTGGRSSVSGIVATVFGATGFLGRYVVQQLAKMGSQVLVPFRGCEDSHRHLKLMGDLGQIVPMNYNPRDVNSIKTAVAKSNVVINLIGREYETRNYGFEEVNHQMAEQLAMISKEHGGIVRFIQVSALGASASSPSRLLRAKAAGEESVLKEFPEATIMRPATLIGTEDRILNRWAMYAKNWGFLPLFGGGSTKFQPVYVVDVAAAIVNSLKDDGTSMGKTYELGGPDVYTVHDLAEMMYETIREYPRYVNLPFPIAKAMASPREMLLNKVPFPLPTPSIFNLDQIKALSVDNLVSENALTFADLEIKPHKLKGYPTEFLVCYRKGGPSFGSTVSEKMGSEDVAPRF, from the exons atgcaggcggcggcggcggtgcggcgccacctcctcgaccagcACCACCTCTCCCcggcctcctcggccgccatCGCCGCCTTCAGATCCGCCGCCCAGCCGGCGCTCGCGCCCCAAG GGTTGGGCGGGGCGGATGGTGCGAGGTACATGTCCGCGAGGGCGCCGGCCGTCAAGGGGGCGGGCCATCTCGTCCGCAAGGGCACCGGAGGGAGGTCCTCCGTGAG TGGAATCGTCGCTACGGTGTTTGGAGCTACTGGATTTCTTGGACGCTATGTCGTTCAACAACTTG CGAAGATGGGATCTCAGGTTCTTGTCCCATTCAGAGGTTGTGAGGATTCTCACCGCCACCTGAAGCTAATGGGTGACTTGGGTCAG ATTGTTCCAATGAACTACAACCCAAGAGATGTGAATTCGATTAAGACTGCCGTGGCCAAGTCAAACGTGGTCATTAACCTCATTG GACGGGAGTATGAAACAAGAAACTATGGGTTTGAAGAAGTAAACCATCAGATGGCTGAACAACTTGCAATG ATATCCAAGGAGCATGGGGGTATCGTGAGATTTATCCAGGTTTCTGCTTTGGGAGCATCAGCCTCTTCACCTTCTAGATTGCTTAGGGCAAAGGCTGCTGGAGAGGAATCTGTGTTGAAAGAATTTCCTGAA GCTACAATTATGAGGCCTGCAACCCTGATTGGCACAGAAGACCGGATTTTGAACAGATGGGCAATGTATGCCAAAAATTGGGGTTTCCTCCCACTTTTTGGCGGTGGGTCTACAAA GTTTCAGCCTGTTTATGTTGTGGATGTTGCGGCTGCCATTGTCAACTCCCTCAAGGATGATGGCACCAGCATGGGAAAGACCTATGAGCTTGGTGGACCGGATGTTTACACTGTTCATGATCTG GCTGAAATGATGTATGAAACAATTCGCGAATATCCAAGATACGTGAATCTTCCTTTTCCTATCGCAAAG GCTATGGCTTCTCCAAGGGAAATGCTGCTAAACAAAGTGCCTTTTCCTCTGCCAACCCCCTccattttcaaccttgatcagaTCAAGGCACTCTCCGTAGACAACCTAGTATCTGAAAATG CTCTCACTTTTGCGGACCTGGAAATCAAGCCTCACAAGTTGAAGGGCTACCCTACCGAGTTCCTTGTCTGCTACAGGAAAGGCGGGCCGTCTTTTGGTTCTACCGTCAGCGAGAAGATGGGGAGCGAGGATGTGGCCCCCCGGTTCTAA
- the LOC123401504 gene encoding uncharacterized protein sll0005 isoform X1: MSSPWERDSRKRRARAQHKEKRKSGGRSHHDWDHCPALFFLSFFLSSTTATGPKLLPRPAIHLGYLLTTRSLPPPQRLRGSLRPSFISFTMEAAASASAPHLLQCGGFGRGRVVAGLVSPLPRRRSGQQQQQQRRLRRVLAVATEPRPPAPPRPSSRTRANTIQSTRFGDVSKEIKRVRKQMEEDEQLASLMRGLRGQNLRDDQFADKDVTMRLVEVTNTEGLPLVYSPEIISAYWGKRPGAVATRAVQLLSVAGGFISHIISDLITDKIKENEVARAIELREIVTSLGPAYIKLGQALSIRPDILSPAAMTELQKLCDKVPSFPDDIAMALLEEELGRPWQDIYSELSPSPIAAASLGQVYKGRLKETGELVAVKVQRPFVLETVTIDLFIIRNLGLVLKRFPQVALDVVGLVDEWAARFFEELDYVNEGENGTRFAEMMREDLPQVVVPKTYPEYTSRKVLTTGWVDGEKLSQSTEDDVGSLVNVGVICYLKQLLDTGFFHADPHPGNMIRTPDGKLCILDFGLVTKLTDDQKYGMIEAIAHLIHRDYDAIVKDFVKLGFIPEGVNLDPILPVLAKVFDQALEGGGAKNINFQELAADLAQITFDYPFRIPPYFALIIRAIGVLEGIALVGDPEFAIVDEAYPYIAQRLLTDESPRLRSALRYTIYGKTGVFDAERFIDVMQAFENFISAAKSGGGEDMKGNMAELGAIGFQPSTSLVPAFPMAISQPENPIKARAALSFLLSDRGDFFREFILDEIVKAIDAVSREQLLQIASSFGVRNPVPVFGMVPVRSGALLPTITEEDRIILNNVEKVAKFLTAGTANQTVNGDVNVVSLVQELLPVLPSISSKILPDVLSRLSSRVFARVIREAFL, translated from the exons ATGAGTTCCCCGTGGGAGCGGGACAGCCGCAAGCGCCGGGCGCG GGCGCAGCACAAAGAGAAGAGAAAGAGTGGAGGGAGGAGCCACCACGACTGGGATCACTGCCCAGCCctattctttctttctttctttctttcttccacCACAGCGACCGGGCCCAAACTTCTTCCCCGGCCGGCCATCCACCTCGGCTACTTACTTACCACTCGCTCCTTACCTCCACCCCAACGTCTCCGAGGTAGTCTCCGTCCATCCTTCATTTCTTTCACCATGGAGGCCGCCGCGTCCGCGTCGGCGCCGCACCTGCTGCAGTGCGGCGGGTTCGGCCGGGGCCGCGTCGTGGCCGGCCTCGTCTCCCCGCTCCCGCGCCGCCGCTccgggcagcagcagcagcagcagcgccgcCTACGCCGCGTGCTCGCCGTCGCCACCGAGCCCCGGCCCCCGGCCCCGCCCCGACCCAGCAGCAGGACCAGGGCCAACACCATCCAGTCCACC AGGTTCGGCGATGTCTCCAAGGAGATCAAGCGGGTGCGGAAGCAGatggaggaggacgagcagcTGGCCTCCCTCATGCGCGGCCTCCGCGGCCAGAACCTCCGCGACGACCAGTTCGCCGACAAAGACGTCACCATGCGACTCGTCGAG GTGACCAACACGGAGGGGCTGCCTCTGGTGTACAGCCCCGAGATCATTTCGGCATACTGGGGCAAACGCCCGGGGGCCGTCGCCACCCGAGCCGTGCAGCTGTTATCCGTGGCTGGTGGCTTCATCTCCCACATCATATCAGACCTCATCACCGACAAGATCAAGGAG AACGAAGTGGCGCGCGCGATCGAGCTGAGGGAGATCGTCACGTCTCTGGGCCCTGCCTACATCAAGCTCGGCCAGGCGCTCAGCATCCGGCCCGACATTCTATCCCCTGCGGCCATGACCGAGCTGCAGAAGCTATGCGACAAG GTCCCTTCGTTCCCTGACGATATCGCGATGGCTCTCCTGGAAGAAGAGCTTGGACGGCCATGGCAAGACATATACTCGGAACTGTCTCCCTCTCCAATCGCTGCAG CATCTCTGGGACAGGTGTACAAAGGCCGTTTGAAAGAAACTGGAGAACTGGTGGCTGTCAAAGTGCAAAGGCCATTTGTGCTTGAGACTGTCACCATAGATCTATTCATCATTAGAAATTTGGGGTTGGTCCTCAAGAGATTTCCACAG GTCGCCCTTGATGTTGTTGGCCTGGTAGATGAGTGGGCTGCCCGATTTTTTGAAGAACTCGATTATGTCAACGAAGGGGAAAATGGCACCCGCTTCGCTGAAATGATGAGAGAAGATCTTCCTCAG GTTGTTGTACCAAAGACGTACCCTGAATATACGTCCAGGAAAGTTCTTACCACAGGGTGGGTAGATGGTGAGAAGCTTTCACAGAGTACTGAGGATGATGTTGGGTCGTTGGTTAATGTTGGTGTTATATGCTATCTAAAACag TTGCTTGATACTGGATTCTTCCATGCTGACCCTCATCCTGGAAATATGATTAGGACACCAGATGGAAAGCTTTGTATTCTTGATTTTG GGCTTGTAACAAAACTGACAGATGATCAGAAGTACGGAATGATTGAAGCAATAGCTCACCTTATTCATCGTGATTATGATGCTATCGTGAAGGACTTTGTGAAGCTTGGTTTCATCCCTGAGGGAGTTAACTTGGACCCAATCTTACCTGTACTGGCTAAAGTTTTTGATCAGGCACTTGAAGGCGGTGGTGCGAAGAATATTAACTTTCAAGAGTTGGCAGCGGATCTAGCACAGATAACATTTGATTACCCATTCAGGATACCTCCGTATTTTGCTTTGATTATTAGAGCAATCGGAGTATTAGAAGGTATAGCTTTGGTCGGAGACCCTGAATTTGCCATTGTGGATGAAGCATATCCATACATTGCACAG AGGCTGCTAACGGATGAATCACCTCGACTGAGGAGTGCCTTGCGTTACACAATATACGGCAAAACAGGTGTTTTCGACGCAGAAAGGTTCATTGACGTTATGCAAGCTTTCGAGaatttcattagtgcagcaaagagTGGTGGAGGGGAGGACATGAAGGGAAACATGGCAGAGCTGGGTGCTATAGGATTCCAACCTAGCACCAGTTTAGTTCCTGCATTCCCAATGGCCATTTCCCAACCTGAAAATCCAATCAAAGCTCGGGCTGCTCTCTCTTTTCTACTCTCTGACAGGGGTGACTTCTTCCGGGAGTTCATTCTTGATGAG ATTGTGAAAGCCATCGACGCGGTTTCAAGGGAGCAATTGCTACAAATTGCTTCATCTTTTGGGGTCAGAAATCCCGTCCCGGTTTTCGGCATGGTTCCTGTGAGGTCGGGAGCATTGCTTCCTACAATCACAGAGGAAGACAGGATCATCTTGAACAATGTCGAGAAGGTCGCCAAGTTTCTGACGGCTGGGACGGCAAATCAAACAGTCAACGGG GACGTAAATGTCGTGTCTCTGGTGCAAGAGCTTTTACCTGTGCTACCAAGCATCTCATCGAAGATCCTACCAgatgtcttgagccggttgtcatCACGGGTATTCGCACGGGTGATCCGGGAAGCATTTTTGTGA
- the LOC123401507 gene encoding uncharacterized protein LOC123401507 produces the protein MTAASRLSYKNATVALCAINVLAVALLLRSHFSSWPRIAGGHRFDSDQLRYIWESEELRRAMEPVDLIRRVKEIEQEAYGEPGMSTAQEGTAAVDLSKRLKDLRQGNDGSSQRALEEWRKRKMERARQRAIGKDGMIPGTKTR, from the exons ATGACGGCGGCATCGAGGCTGTCCTACAAGAACGCAACCGTCGCCCTGTGCGCCATCAACGTGCTCGCGGTGGCGCTCCTCCTCCGCAGCCACTTCTCGTCCTGGCCGCGGATCGCCGGCGGCCACCGGTTCGATTCAG ATCAGCTACGGTATATATGGGAGTCCGAAGAGCTGCGCCGTGCTATGGAGCCTGTGGATTTGATTAGGAGA GTGAAGGAAATTGAGCAAGAAGCTTATGGAGAGCCTGGCATGTCAACAGCGCAAGAAGGGACGGCTGCTGTTGACTTATCAAAAAGGTTGAAAGATTTACGGCAAGGGAACGACGGCAGCAgccaaagag CTTTGGAGGAGTGGCGCAAGCGGAAGATGGAGCGGGCGAGGCAGCGTGCGATCGGGAAGGACGGGATGATTCCCGGCACGAAGACACGGTGA